TAAGGTTGAGTCATAAAAAAGGATTGACTTCGATaagtaatatgaaatttatgaaTCAAATAAACTGGTAAGTATAATTGATACAGAATAATAAAGTGAAAGAATAAACAGTTCAtcgtaaaagtaaaattataatatttaattgaataattttgtacgatattataaaatagaaattggTGATTCAATGTTATAGCCCTTCGAATTCAGATTATGTTGTCGACGAATTCGAAGAATCTCCACCGATGTCTACTTATTTACTAGTATACATGGTGTCAGATTTCGTATACACAGAAGCAGATAGTGAAAATGACCAAGTGAAGTACCGTATTATATGCAAAAAGGACTTAGCCAATAAAACAGAATTTGCCATTAACTTGGGACCGAAGGCCCTGAAATACCACGAGGATTATTTCGATGGAAAATTCCCGCTGCACAAACAAGACATGGCGAACATACCCGATTTTCCTACAGATTCTATGGAGAATTGGGGTCTCGCCACATTTCGgtatgtaaaatgaaaatttgttaacaccagtagaatataatactataatattgaagtgCGTCGTATTTTACAgttatcaaaattgtatgatattcatatattata
This region of Acyrthosiphon pisum isolate AL4f unplaced genomic scaffold, pea_aphid_22Mar2018_4r6ur Scaffold_4614;HRSCAF=5162, whole genome shotgun sequence genomic DNA includes:
- the LOC100569741 gene encoding aminopeptidase N-like; this translates as MKFMNQINCPSNSDYVVDEFEESPPMSTYLLVYMVSDFVYTEADSENDQVKYRIICKKDLANKTEFAINLGPKALKYHEDYFDGKFPLHKQDMANIPDFPTDSMENWGLATFRYVK